A stretch of the Ornithodoros turicata isolate Travis chromosome 4, ASM3712646v1, whole genome shotgun sequence genome encodes the following:
- the LOC135393552 gene encoding uncharacterized protein LOC135393552 isoform X1 produces the protein MLRVYVALFVTLGILSSAFPGSVRATSDEVWQPAHLSPDASSTTPGQTNSTIPISYASVKISKRRRSITSSYSNDTVHKIRGSDGSSALRRAQVLSPQMVSQTLLKMMETLEKMSQRAERLSDDVKELRTASQTSIDRQGLVLNEVREEVDTLERRTYSRVVEIGQSITNLERYIKMKKFHRKAVFNVENIRQQMEKTNVSARAQNVESDLFLLDGYTAKIRVKSKFEKNKVWLSVYLCFCSGSKDSLLQWPFRDDYTLSIFHPSSSAKDVNNKVTASAPSACAGNFDKPTAAGCNNCCGSRNGLSRESAEEGGYIYNGAITVGVTLH, from the exons ATGCTGCGGGTGTATGTAGCCCTGTTCGTCACACTTGGGATTCTGAGTTCGGCGTTTCCCGGATCTGTTCGTGCGACTTCGGATGAGGTATGGCAACCTGCACAC CTCAGTCCGGACGCTTCATCGACAACCCCTGGTCAGACGAATTCTACCATTCCAATCTCCTATGCATCTGTCAAGATATCAAAGCGGAGACGAAGCATCACCTCATCATACTCCAACGACACCGTCCACAAGATACGAGGGAGTGACGGTTCCTCTGCGCTAAGAAGAGCGCAAGTCCTCTCTCCGCAAATGGTATCCCAGACCCTGTTGAAGATGATGGAAACACTTGAGAAGATGTCACAACGTGCTGAGCGTCTCTCAGACGACGTCAAAGAACTTAGGACTGCATCGCAGACATCTATTGACAGACAAGGCCTAGTGttaaacgaagtgagagaggaaGTCGACACTCTGGAACGGAGAACGTACTCGAGAGTTGTCGAAATAGGACAGTCCATCACTAACCTGGAAAGGTATATCAAAATGAAGAAGTTTCATCGCAAAGCAGTTTTTAACGTCGAGAACATCAGACAACAGATGGAGAAGACGAACGTATCAGCTAGGGCgcaaaatgtggagagtgatttGTTTCTTCTTGACGGATACACAGCTAAGATTCGTGTGAAATCAAAGTTTGAGAAGAACAAAGTGTGGTTAAGCGTTTACCTCTGTTTTTGTTCAGGTTCAAAAGATTCTCTTCTTCAGTGGCCGTTCAGAGATGATTATACACTTTCCATTTTCCATCCCAGTAGTTCAGCAAAAGACGTGAACAACAAAGTGACAGCGTCTGCGCCCTCAGCGTGCGCAGGCAACTTTGACAAACCGACTGCAGCAGGATGTAACAACTGTTGTGGCTCCAGAAATGGTTTATCGCGAGAGTCAGCTGAGGAAGGTGGTTACATTTATAATGGCGCAATTACAGTGGGCGTGACGCTTCATTGA
- the LOC135393552 gene encoding uncharacterized protein LOC135393552 isoform X2 — protein sequence MLRVYVALFVTLGILSSAFPGSVRATSDELSPDASSTTPGQTNSTIPISYASVKISKRRRSITSSYSNDTVHKIRGSDGSSALRRAQVLSPQMVSQTLLKMMETLEKMSQRAERLSDDVKELRTASQTSIDRQGLVLNEVREEVDTLERRTYSRVVEIGQSITNLERYIKMKKFHRKAVFNVENIRQQMEKTNVSARAQNVESDLFLLDGYTAKIRVKSKFEKNKVWLSVYLCFCSGSKDSLLQWPFRDDYTLSIFHPSSSAKDVNNKVTASAPSACAGNFDKPTAAGCNNCCGSRNGLSRESAEEGGYIYNGAITVGVTLH from the exons ATGCTGCGGGTGTATGTAGCCCTGTTCGTCACACTTGGGATTCTGAGTTCGGCGTTTCCCGGATCTGTTCGTGCGACTTCGGATGAG CTCAGTCCGGACGCTTCATCGACAACCCCTGGTCAGACGAATTCTACCATTCCAATCTCCTATGCATCTGTCAAGATATCAAAGCGGAGACGAAGCATCACCTCATCATACTCCAACGACACCGTCCACAAGATACGAGGGAGTGACGGTTCCTCTGCGCTAAGAAGAGCGCAAGTCCTCTCTCCGCAAATGGTATCCCAGACCCTGTTGAAGATGATGGAAACACTTGAGAAGATGTCACAACGTGCTGAGCGTCTCTCAGACGACGTCAAAGAACTTAGGACTGCATCGCAGACATCTATTGACAGACAAGGCCTAGTGttaaacgaagtgagagaggaaGTCGACACTCTGGAACGGAGAACGTACTCGAGAGTTGTCGAAATAGGACAGTCCATCACTAACCTGGAAAGGTATATCAAAATGAAGAAGTTTCATCGCAAAGCAGTTTTTAACGTCGAGAACATCAGACAACAGATGGAGAAGACGAACGTATCAGCTAGGGCgcaaaatgtggagagtgatttGTTTCTTCTTGACGGATACACAGCTAAGATTCGTGTGAAATCAAAGTTTGAGAAGAACAAAGTGTGGTTAAGCGTTTACCTCTGTTTTTGTTCAGGTTCAAAAGATTCTCTTCTTCAGTGGCCGTTCAGAGATGATTATACACTTTCCATTTTCCATCCCAGTAGTTCAGCAAAAGACGTGAACAACAAAGTGACAGCGTCTGCGCCCTCAGCGTGCGCAGGCAACTTTGACAAACCGACTGCAGCAGGATGTAACAACTGTTGTGGCTCCAGAAATGGTTTATCGCGAGAGTCAGCTGAGGAAGGTGGTTACATTTATAATGGCGCAATTACAGTGGGCGTGACGCTTCATTGA